A segment of the Synergistaceae bacterium genome:
AAACCATGAAGCAACTTTTTTAGCGAGCTGCTTTGTCCTGATTGCGCCGTCGAGTAAGCTGTATTCTGTGTGAACGTGTAAATGCACAAATTTATTCATCGTTATCGCCTTCTAAATCGTCATTATTATTTTCTTCGTCATCAGTGCTATTATCGAACGTCAATAAAATTTCAGCGTTTAACTGTGATGCGCTTAAAGCCCTTATTACGCGTTCGAGTGCTGAATTACTCTGTTGCTGCTTAACTTGATTCTTTATTGCCGGCGCGGGTGTGCTGACTGCTTGATTTTCCTGCTTTGCCGGAGTTAATAATTTTTTCTCGGATTTATAGCAGACATGACTCAAGAGTCCGAATTTGAGAACAATATTTTGGTAGCCGTCAAATAATTCTGTCATGACCGCTGATTGTTGATCAAGCCTCAAGAACTCATAACAATATCTGTGCAGCATATCAATAATTAAATTTCCGTCCTGCTCGTAAGTGCGGGAGTCAAGCAATGCACAATAAATCTTGAAATTTACGGGCTTAATGGCTGCTAATAATTTTTGCTTTAATTCGGGATCTTCTGGCGGTGATGTGTTAGCTTGTATATTGGTAACGGGTCTTGCGGGCTGACTTATAGTTTGAGTCTGACTCTGAGTCTGAGTCGCTGCCGGTCTGGGTGAACTCGTGAGTCCAAGCTGAAACATGCCAAGCAAAATATCTGACTTCATGCCGCTTCTTGCATATCTCAAAAGTTTTAGCACGACAATTAATAATCTGTGAAGATCTGAACTCTGCCATTTAGGGGACTCATCGAGCAAAAATTTTTGATCCCGTTCACTTGCTCCGAGAGAATTTGCGATATTCCGCCACTTTGAAACGAGCCACAAATCACGAACGAGCGAGAAAATTTCTTCAAAGACTCGAACAGGATTAGCACCGGAGTCAAACATAGATTTTAAAATTTTGTAGGCCTCCTGCATGTCAACGCGCAAAATATTTATCCAATTCTCAAAACTTGAACGGCTGCCGACTCCAAGTGCTGACTCAACGTTTGCGAGCGTAACATCTCCCG
Coding sequences within it:
- a CDS encoding PHP domain-containing protein yields the protein MNKFVHLHVHTEYSLLDGAIRTKQLAKKVASWF
- the dnaX gene encoding DNA polymerase III subunit gamma/tau is translated as MTLALYRKYRPQNFSSVVGQKSAIDVLTSALAKNRPGHAYLFSGSRGCGKTSVARIFAKALNCLAPQGVEPCGKCSNCVAITAGESLDVIEIDGASNNGVEEIRELKSNVTLAPFSSKYKIYIIDEVHMLSQAAFNALLKTLEEPPEHVIFIMATTEPQKVPVTIRSRCQHIPFHSIRVQDIFTRLKEICALENVNAEDSALLEISRQADGALRDSLSLLEQIISSGDVTLANVESALGVGSRSSFENWINILRVDMQEAYKILKSMFDSGANPVRVFEEIFSLVRDLWLVSKWRNIANSLGASERDQKFLLDESPKWQSSDLHRLLIVVLKLLRYARSGMKSDILLGMFQLGLTSSPRPAATQTQSQTQTISQPARPVTNIQANTSPPEDPELKQKLLAAIKPVNFKIYCALLDSRTYEQDGNLIIDMLHRYCYEFLRLDQQSAVMTELFDGYQNIVLKFGLLSHVCYKSEKKLLTPAKQENQAVSTPAPAIKNQVKQQQSNSALERVIRALSASQLNAEILLTFDNSTDDEENNNDDLEGDNDE